In one Neobacillus sp. CF12 genomic region, the following are encoded:
- a CDS encoding DMSO/selenate family reductase complex B subunit translates to MTILGQIGFYINQSICQGCKACSVACKDKNNTEVGINFRRVYTKEEGSYMQQPNGGILHNVKSYYFSIACNHCKQPACLKSCPTGAIVKREEDGIVSIDQEICAGAQLCVSACPYGGPQYNKETFKSNKCNFCMDLQEKGEDPVCVATCPLGAIEFGPIEELRKRYGSISQIKGMPSPAITNPNIVITPHRDAKIG, encoded by the coding sequence GTGACTATCTTGGGTCAAATAGGGTTTTATATCAATCAAAGTATCTGCCAAGGTTGTAAGGCTTGCAGTGTGGCTTGTAAAGATAAAAATAATACAGAAGTAGGGATAAACTTTCGCAGGGTTTATACGAAAGAAGAAGGTTCTTATATGCAGCAGCCTAATGGCGGAATACTTCATAATGTTAAGTCGTACTACTTTTCGATTGCCTGTAATCATTGTAAACAACCTGCTTGTCTAAAAAGCTGTCCAACTGGTGCGATTGTAAAACGGGAGGAAGATGGAATAGTTAGTATCGATCAGGAGATTTGTGCCGGTGCACAATTATGTGTAAGTGCATGCCCTTACGGTGGACCGCAATATAACAAAGAAACATTTAAATCAAACAAATGTAATTTTTGTATGGATCTCCAGGAAAAAGGAGAAGATCCTGTTTGTGTCGCAACTTGTCCATTGGGAGCAATTGAATTTGGTCCAATCGAAGAACTTAGAAAAAGATACGGAAGTATTAGCCAAATTAAGGGAATGCCAAGCCCGGCTATTACTAATCCAAACATTGTCATAACGCCTCATCGCGACGCAAAGATAGGTTAA
- a CDS encoding 4Fe-4S binding protein, which produces MSILVNWLESLHEEMKVSAKCVRERNRKSECSYCKEKCEHEAIIVMENHLIIDANKCTMCGECMIACPLSAIEGIVSNRVFDGGSLVFDLNYVPSIKELLIYKKRGMASIQISHQPLNEEWKTVISQSNNHLIVLEENPIEVVPKNKDEMLSRRAFFGSFQKEGKQLAKGLAPAAWKIESDDWKLTKYYPDYQFYSVGLKKEQCTLCQTCFTICPENVFTIKGSTLSIENEKCVDCTNCAVVCPENAIEIIPDIKRKGDNLENVHLKACIDCGHTFYTFDYEKEQCHVCVNRDPNWLSPY; this is translated from the coding sequence ATGTCTATCCTCGTAAATTGGCTAGAGAGCCTGCATGAAGAAATGAAAGTTTCCGCTAAATGTGTTAGAGAGCGAAACAGGAAGTCAGAATGCAGCTACTGTAAGGAAAAGTGTGAGCACGAAGCAATTATAGTAATGGAAAATCACCTCATCATTGATGCAAATAAGTGTACGATGTGTGGTGAGTGTATGATTGCTTGTCCATTGTCTGCTATAGAGGGTATAGTAAGTAATCGGGTTTTTGATGGTGGAAGTTTAGTCTTTGACCTGAATTATGTGCCGTCAATAAAAGAATTACTAATTTATAAAAAAAGAGGGATGGCATCCATTCAAATTTCACACCAACCATTAAACGAAGAATGGAAAACTGTGATATCCCAATCAAATAACCATTTAATAGTGCTGGAAGAAAATCCAATTGAAGTTGTCCCAAAGAACAAGGATGAAATGTTATCTAGAAGAGCTTTCTTTGGCTCCTTTCAAAAGGAAGGAAAACAACTAGCAAAAGGTTTGGCACCTGCAGCTTGGAAGATTGAGAGCGATGATTGGAAGTTAACGAAGTACTACCCAGACTATCAATTTTACTCTGTTGGTTTAAAAAAGGAGCAATGTACACTCTGTCAGACATGCTTTACAATTTGTCCTGAAAACGTATTTACTATCAAGGGCAGTACGTTATCGATCGAAAATGAAAAATGTGTGGACTGTACAAATTGTGCAGTTGTTTGCCCGGAAAATGCGATTGAGATTATACCTGATATTAAAAGAAAAGGCGATAATCTAGAAAATGTTCACCTGAAGGCTTGCATAGATTGTGGCCATACCTTCTACACCTTTGATTATGAAAAAGAGCAATGTCATGTTTGTGTTAATCGTGATCCTAATTGGTTAAGTCCCTATTAG
- a CDS encoding MFS transporter — protein MDHIEKLCPSSEAVSKKTSSAGKKKKSDEVSKQKWAILSLSSIPLVMTLGNSMLIPVLPSMEKKLSISSFQTSMVITVYSIVAIFLIPVAGYLSDHIGRKKVIIPSLIIAGLGGLLSGWAAWKLDNAYWLILVGRALQGVGAAGAAPIVLPLVGDMFKNDDEVSSCLGLIETSNTFGKVLSPILGAVLAGFIWFLPFFSFPVFCTISVIMVMLLVKCPEPSKPVPFKQFFINVKKTFTEKGKWLYAIFFIGGILMLILFGILFYLSEIFETKYGIKDIKKGLFLALPLGALCLSSFIAGKVIKENKVLMKWLIFGGIIASALAILALWFSIKLWFMLSMFLIAGVGIGIGLPCLDALITAGIEKEERGTISSIYSSMRFIGVAAGPPIIALLMKQATYWIFITLSGLSIIAAFVALIAIKPGAKSQS, from the coding sequence ATGGATCATATTGAAAAGTTATGCCCGAGTTCAGAGGCTGTGAGTAAAAAAACCTCTTCAGCTGGAAAGAAGAAAAAATCAGATGAAGTATCTAAACAAAAGTGGGCGATACTCTCACTTTCATCCATTCCGTTGGTGATGACCTTAGGGAATTCCATGTTAATTCCTGTACTTCCCTCAATGGAAAAAAAATTATCAATATCCTCCTTTCAAACGAGTATGGTCATTACTGTATATTCGATTGTTGCAATCTTCTTGATCCCGGTCGCTGGCTACCTATCTGACCATATCGGTAGAAAAAAAGTAATCATTCCAAGTCTCATCATAGCTGGACTTGGCGGTTTATTATCCGGGTGGGCAGCTTGGAAGCTGGATAATGCTTATTGGCTGATATTAGTAGGTCGTGCCCTTCAAGGAGTAGGAGCAGCTGGTGCTGCCCCAATTGTGCTTCCTTTGGTTGGTGACATGTTCAAAAATGATGATGAGGTTAGCAGCTGTCTTGGTTTAATTGAAACATCCAATACGTTTGGAAAGGTTCTAAGCCCGATTTTAGGCGCAGTGTTAGCCGGATTTATCTGGTTTTTACCATTTTTTTCCTTTCCGGTATTTTGTACGATTTCAGTCATCATGGTCATGCTTCTCGTTAAGTGTCCGGAACCATCAAAACCAGTTCCATTTAAACAATTTTTCATAAATGTAAAGAAAACCTTTACAGAAAAAGGAAAATGGTTATACGCTATCTTTTTTATTGGCGGCATCCTGATGTTAATTCTTTTTGGTATCTTATTTTATCTATCAGAAATTTTTGAAACCAAGTATGGAATAAAGGATATTAAAAAAGGGCTATTTTTGGCGTTACCTCTCGGGGCGCTTTGTTTATCTTCCTTTATTGCCGGAAAGGTGATTAAGGAAAATAAAGTCCTAATGAAATGGCTTATTTTCGGCGGTATCATTGCATCAGCACTAGCGATTTTGGCGCTATGGTTCTCGATAAAACTTTGGTTTATGCTTAGCATGTTTTTAATAGCAGGCGTAGGTATAGGTATTGGACTTCCATGTCTTGATGCCTTAATTACTGCAGGTATTGAAAAGGAAGAGCGCGGGACCATCTCTTCCATCTACAGTTCGATGAGATTTATCGGAGTCGCAGCCGGCCCTCCGATTATTGCACTGTTAATGAAACAAGCTACTTATTGGATTTTCATTACGCTTAGCGGACTCAGTATCATTGCTGCATTCGTTGCTTTGATTGCAATAAAACCAGGAGCTAAAAGTCAAAGCTAG
- the trpE gene encoding anthranilate synthase component I, with protein sequence MKTKNAFLLKKLKGDTFTPISILQKISGDKKFLLESSHKYHDSGRYSLIGSDPAFELISTGDTNEIRYRNGEKKVIKGNPLEIMKTLLPKIDEAPFPFIGGAVGYVGYDIIRQFELIGEEFPNGLEMPDVHLMFYEEVIVFDHLEEKITICGLSLTEDQDSELLEKRLEQRMEELKRPEIYREDTPFQFAGFQSETSKEEFIENVDIAKEHIKAGDIFQVVLSRRMKSSFHGSPLSLYRKHRAHNPTPYMFYIDFDGYTVIGSSPESLIKTRGSQVFANPIAGTKRRGKTAEEDSLIEKELKSDEKELAEHKMLVDLGRNDLGRVCEFGSVTVDKYMQIEKFRHVIHLVSEVSGTLTEEHSNLDALAACLPAGTVSGAPKIRAMEIINKLEKSKRGLYSGAIGYLSANGNIDFALAIRTMILKDGTAYIQAGAGIVHDSNPESEYEETINKLKAFLEGEQ encoded by the coding sequence ATGAAAACGAAAAATGCTTTTCTACTAAAGAAATTAAAGGGGGATACATTCACTCCTATTTCCATTTTGCAGAAAATTAGCGGTGATAAAAAATTCTTATTGGAAAGTTCACATAAATACCATGACTCAGGGCGCTATTCATTAATTGGTTCTGACCCTGCTTTTGAACTTATCTCCACAGGGGATACAAATGAAATACGATATCGAAATGGTGAAAAAAAGGTTATTAAAGGTAATCCATTAGAAATAATGAAAACTTTGCTCCCAAAAATTGATGAAGCACCTTTTCCGTTTATTGGAGGAGCAGTCGGGTATGTTGGTTATGACATCATCCGTCAATTTGAACTCATTGGAGAAGAATTTCCAAATGGATTAGAAATGCCCGACGTTCATTTAATGTTTTATGAGGAAGTAATTGTTTTTGATCATCTTGAAGAAAAAATTACGATTTGCGGCCTTTCGCTTACAGAGGATCAAGATAGTGAACTACTTGAAAAAAGGCTGGAACAAAGAATGGAAGAGCTAAAGCGGCCTGAGATTTACCGAGAAGATACCCCTTTCCAATTTGCAGGTTTCCAGTCGGAAACATCAAAAGAAGAATTTATTGAAAATGTAGACATTGCCAAAGAGCATATAAAAGCAGGTGATATTTTTCAGGTGGTCCTTTCAAGAAGAATGAAGTCTTCATTCCATGGTTCACCCTTATCACTTTATCGCAAGCACCGTGCACATAACCCAACTCCATATATGTTTTATATTGATTTCGATGGATACACCGTAATTGGTTCTTCTCCAGAGAGCCTAATAAAAACAAGAGGTTCACAGGTGTTCGCGAATCCTATCGCTGGTACAAAAAGAAGAGGGAAGACAGCAGAAGAGGATTCTCTGATTGAAAAAGAATTGAAAAGTGACGAAAAGGAATTAGCAGAGCATAAAATGCTTGTCGACCTTGGTCGTAATGATCTAGGCAGGGTTTGTGAATTTGGGTCTGTCACAGTCGATAAATACATGCAGATTGAAAAGTTCCGACATGTCATCCATCTTGTCTCAGAAGTAAGTGGAACGTTAACAGAAGAACATAGCAATCTTGATGCCCTTGCGGCTTGCCTGCCAGCTGGAACTGTCTCCGGGGCACCGAAAATAAGGGCGATGGAAATTATAAATAAATTAGAAAAATCTAAACGAGGACTTTATTCCGGTGCAATTGGTTATTTATCAGCCAACGGAAATATTGATTTTGCCTTAGCAATTCGCACGATGATTTTGAAAGATGGCACTGCTTATATTCAGGCAGGTGCAGGAATTGTCCATGACTCTAATCCAGAGTCAGAATATGAAGAAACCATAAATAAATTAAAAGCCTTTTTGGAGGGAGAGCAATGA
- a CDS encoding aminodeoxychorismate/anthranilate synthase component II, giving the protein MILLIDNFDSFTFNLYQYLGELGETVTVFRNNQLTIKQIKEMNPKAIILSPGPGKPEDAGICIEVIQNLYQEIPILGICLGHQAIGAAFGSEIRRANFIKHGKTSQITHNGNGIFTYLTSPLEVMRYHSLVVDKDTLSSDLECVAQSLDDQVVMAIKHRYYPVFGLQFHPESIGTPYGKQMLQNFLTEIEGKMRNEEIITPIS; this is encoded by the coding sequence ATGATTCTATTAATTGATAATTTTGACTCTTTTACATTCAACCTTTACCAGTACTTAGGTGAATTAGGAGAAACGGTAACGGTTTTTAGAAATAATCAACTTACTATTAAGCAAATAAAGGAAATGAATCCAAAGGCAATCATCCTATCACCAGGACCAGGGAAACCAGAAGATGCTGGTATTTGTATCGAAGTGATTCAAAATTTATATCAGGAAATTCCTATACTTGGTATCTGTTTAGGACATCAAGCAATTGGTGCCGCATTTGGCAGTGAAATAAGGAGAGCAAATTTTATTAAACATGGAAAAACATCGCAAATCACACATAACGGCAACGGAATCTTTACTTATTTGACATCTCCATTAGAGGTAATGCGCTATCATTCCTTAGTAGTGGATAAGGATACACTTTCATCCGATTTGGAATGTGTGGCGCAGTCACTTGATGACCAAGTGGTAATGGCTATTAAACATCGATATTATCCAGTATTCGGACTACAGTTTCACCCTGAATCAATCGGTACACCTTATGGCAAGCAAATGCTCCAAAATTTCTTAACTGAAATAGAAGGGAAGATGAGGAATGAAGAAATTATTACTCCAATTAGCTGA
- the trpD gene encoding anthranilate phosphoribosyltransferase, whose protein sequence is MKKLLLQLAEGESFSEPQMMEAMDLLLGEEISESEIAAFLMGLKSKGETVEEITGIVKGLKENTLPFQKRFPNVLDNCGTGGDGSSSFNVSTTSAFVIAGAGIPVAKHGNRSISSKTGSADVLEYLGINLNLSVERTEEILDELGIAFLFAPHVHPKLKKVMTVRRQLKIPTIFNFIGPLTNPIDLDYQLLGVYRRDLLPVFAEVLQNLGRKRAVVINGAGFMDEASLQGENYLTLVEDGVISSQSFVPDEVGLPQYDNSAIKGGDSKENAVILKSVLLGEKGACRDTVLLNAGIGIYTSGRAENIADGINIAREVIDSGAAYEKLQGLIKMTRKGQREAI, encoded by the coding sequence ATGAAGAAATTATTACTCCAATTAGCTGAAGGTGAATCTTTTTCTGAGCCACAAATGATGGAGGCAATGGACTTATTACTAGGGGAAGAAATTTCAGAAAGTGAAATTGCTGCCTTCTTAATGGGGTTAAAGTCAAAAGGAGAAACAGTGGAAGAAATCACCGGCATCGTTAAAGGTCTAAAGGAGAACACGCTTCCCTTTCAAAAAAGATTCCCCAATGTTCTAGATAATTGTGGCACAGGCGGGGACGGCTCTTCGAGTTTTAATGTTAGTACCACCTCAGCCTTTGTAATTGCTGGTGCTGGCATCCCTGTGGCAAAACATGGAAACAGGAGCATATCAAGTAAGACTGGTAGTGCGGATGTTCTCGAATATTTGGGAATTAACTTAAATTTATCTGTTGAACGAACTGAAGAGATACTCGATGAGCTTGGCATTGCATTCTTATTCGCACCTCATGTACATCCAAAACTTAAGAAGGTAATGACGGTAAGAAGACAACTGAAGATCCCAACGATTTTCAACTTTATAGGTCCGTTAACCAATCCTATCGATTTAGATTATCAATTACTGGGTGTCTATCGTAGGGACTTACTTCCAGTGTTTGCGGAAGTCTTACAAAATCTTGGGCGCAAGCGGGCAGTAGTGATCAACGGTGCAGGCTTTATGGATGAGGCTTCGTTGCAAGGAGAGAACTATCTCACACTAGTAGAAGATGGTGTTATATCCAGCCAAAGTTTTGTACCTGACGAAGTGGGACTTCCGCAATATGATAACAGTGCTATAAAGGGTGGAGATTCCAAAGAAAATGCAGTGATTCTAAAAAGCGTCCTCTTAGGTGAAAAGGGTGCATGCCGAGATACAGTCCTATTGAATGCAGGTATTGGAATTTATACAAGCGGGAGAGCAGAAAACATTGCCGATGGTATTAACATCGCTAGGGAAGTTATTGACTCAGGCGCTGCCTATGAAAAATTACAAGGCTTAATTAAAATGACACGAAAAGGACAAAGAGAGGCGATATAA
- the trpCF gene encoding bifunctional indole-3-glycerol-phosphate synthase TrpC/phosphoribosylanthranilate isomerase TrpF: METILDRIIHEKRIEVKKLREGNLIKIEAKPKRSFIEKLQNAKEIAIISEFKRASPSKGIINNGVEPAEQAAQYEQAGASAISVLTDSTFFKGSFADLRAVREVVDLPILCKDFIIDSCQIDMAAGSGADLILLIVAALDEDTLSKLYQYARSLDIEVLVEVHNQNELEKALKLGAQLIGVNNRDLKTFEVSLEATEDLAKSIKGAGAFLISESGIHHKADVERVRSAGANAILVGEALMKSPNLSKSFDDFKLPLCLRDEKMKVKICGITDLTAALAAVDYGADAIGFVFAESKRKIDVTKAKDIALHLPKEVFKVGVFVNESKEKIEEIASSVGLTHVQLHGDETPAFCDSLSFPIIKAISIHDEQSLKTIENYSCEYILLDGPKGKYRGGNGLSFDWKSITAKDLKGKKVILAGGLHEDNVEEAIKQIQPFMVDVSSGVETDGKKDLDKIQSFINKAKGSQTGGAGHENIYTAK; encoded by the coding sequence GTGGAAACCATATTAGACCGTATCATTCATGAAAAACGTATAGAGGTCAAAAAACTTCGCGAAGGAAATTTAATAAAAATAGAAGCCAAGCCTAAAAGATCTTTTATCGAAAAATTACAGAATGCTAAAGAAATAGCCATTATCTCCGAATTTAAACGAGCTTCTCCGTCGAAAGGTATTATCAATAATGGAGTGGAACCGGCAGAGCAGGCAGCACAATATGAGCAAGCAGGTGCCTCTGCGATATCGGTTCTAACCGATTCAACCTTTTTTAAAGGCTCATTCGCGGATTTACGAGCTGTGAGAGAGGTGGTAGATTTGCCTATCCTCTGCAAGGATTTTATTATTGATAGCTGCCAAATTGACATGGCGGCAGGAAGTGGAGCGGATTTAATTTTATTAATTGTAGCAGCTTTAGATGAAGATACCCTAAGCAAATTGTATCAATATGCGAGAAGCTTAGATATAGAGGTGTTAGTGGAAGTTCATAATCAAAATGAATTAGAAAAGGCACTCAAATTAGGAGCCCAACTAATTGGCGTAAATAATCGTGATTTGAAGACTTTCGAAGTTTCACTAGAGGCAACGGAAGATTTGGCAAAATCCATCAAGGGTGCAGGTGCCTTCCTTATCAGTGAAAGTGGAATACACCACAAAGCAGATGTAGAGAGGGTAAGAAGTGCAGGCGCCAATGCTATTTTGGTTGGAGAAGCTCTCATGAAGAGTCCAAACTTATCTAAATCCTTTGATGATTTCAAGTTGCCACTATGCTTGCGCGATGAAAAAATGAAGGTAAAAATTTGTGGAATTACAGACCTTACCGCCGCTTTAGCCGCAGTTGATTATGGTGCAGACGCCATTGGTTTTGTATTTGCAGAAAGCAAACGCAAGATTGATGTAACTAAGGCAAAGGACATTGCTTTACATCTCCCAAAAGAGGTGTTTAAGGTTGGTGTTTTTGTTAATGAATCCAAAGAAAAGATAGAGGAAATAGCTTCGAGTGTTGGCCTAACGCACGTCCAATTACATGGTGATGAAACTCCAGCATTTTGTGATTCATTATCGTTTCCGATAATTAAAGCGATAAGTATACACGACGAGCAGAGTTTGAAAACAATAGAGAATTATTCTTGCGAATACATCCTGCTCGATGGGCCAAAAGGGAAATACAGAGGCGGAAATGGTTTATCGTTTGATTGGAAAAGCATAACTGCAAAGGATCTAAAGGGTAAAAAAGTTATCCTCGCTGGCGGACTGCATGAAGATAATGTGGAAGAAGCGATAAAGCAGATTCAACCATTTATGGTCGATGTAAGCAGTGGTGTGGAAACAGATGGAAAAAAGGATCTGGACAAAATCCAATCATTTATTAATAAGGCTAAAGGGAGCCAAACAGGAGGAGCAGGACATGAAAACATATACACTGCCAAATGA
- the trpB gene encoding tryptophan synthase subunit beta has translation MKTYTLPNEKGQFGIYGGRFVPETLMKAVLELDEAYKIAKEDPSFQAEINEYLSEYVGRETPLYFAKNLTKYAGGAQIYLKREDLNHTGAHKINNAIGQALLAVRMGKRKIVAETGAGQHGVATATVCALLNLECIIFMGEEDIKRQALNVFRMELLGAKVVSVTSGSSTLKDAVNEALRYWVEHVEDTHYLLGSVMGPHPFPVMVRDFQSVIGKETKKQFLAKEGKLPDVVVACIGGGSNAIGMFHPFIEDKEVSLYGVEAAGQGTDTNFHAASLTKGRPGVLHGALMYLLQDNDGQIIEAHSISAGLDYPGVGPEHSYLKDSGRAKYRSITDKEALEAFQLLSKLEGIIPALESAHAVSFAVKLAAEMKETEHIVICLSGRGDKDVTAVKEVLGRERS, from the coding sequence ATGAAAACATATACACTGCCAAATGAAAAAGGGCAATTTGGTATTTATGGGGGAAGATTTGTACCAGAAACACTTATGAAAGCTGTTCTTGAACTGGATGAAGCCTATAAAATTGCGAAAGAGGACCCAAGTTTCCAAGCAGAAATTAATGAGTACCTTTCGGAATATGTAGGAAGGGAGACACCTCTTTATTTTGCAAAAAATCTCACAAAATACGCTGGCGGTGCACAAATTTATCTTAAAAGAGAGGATCTGAATCATACGGGTGCTCACAAAATTAATAATGCAATTGGTCAGGCCTTGTTAGCTGTGAGAATGGGTAAAAGGAAAATTGTGGCAGAAACCGGAGCTGGACAACATGGTGTTGCAACGGCAACAGTTTGTGCCTTACTAAATCTTGAATGCATTATCTTTATGGGAGAGGAAGATATCAAACGTCAGGCCCTAAATGTGTTCCGCATGGAGCTTCTAGGAGCAAAGGTTGTTAGTGTGACCTCAGGCAGCTCAACCCTAAAGGATGCGGTAAATGAAGCTTTACGCTACTGGGTTGAACATGTGGAGGATACACATTATCTTTTAGGTTCTGTTATGGGACCACATCCATTTCCAGTCATGGTAAGGGATTTCCAAAGTGTCATTGGCAAAGAAACGAAAAAACAGTTTTTGGCAAAAGAAGGGAAACTTCCAGACGTCGTAGTTGCATGTATTGGTGGTGGCAGCAATGCCATTGGAATGTTCCATCCATTTATTGAGGATAAAGAGGTCAGCCTTTATGGTGTAGAAGCAGCAGGGCAAGGAACAGATACAAATTTCCATGCAGCTTCACTTACAAAAGGAAGACCAGGGGTTCTACATGGAGCACTAATGTATTTATTACAGGACAATGATGGACAAATCATTGAAGCACATTCCATTTCAGCTGGGCTGGATTATCCTGGCGTAGGGCCAGAACATAGCTATTTGAAAGACAGTGGAAGAGCGAAATATCGCTCGATAACTGATAAAGAAGCTCTTGAAGCCTTTCAGCTATTATCAAAACTAGAAGGCATCATACCTGCTCTTGAAAGTGCCCATGCCGTAAGTTTTGCTGTTAAACTTGCTGCTGAAATGAAGGAAACAGAGCATATTGTTATTTGTTTGTCTGGTCGTGGTGATAAAGACGTAACAGCTGTTAAAGAGGTATTAGGAAGGGAGAGGTCATAA
- the trpA gene encoding tryptophan synthase subunit alpha: protein MNRIEQSFGVLNEQNRKAFIPYIMAGDGGLNVLADRLITLEQYGATLIEVGVPFSDPVADGPTIQEAGIRALQNGTSLKGIISEIAKARNKVSVPIVLMTYLNPIYSYGITAFANDIAKAGVDGCIIPDLPIEEEDLLTAELSEVGVELIRLVTLTSPKERIKEIASRGRGFLYTVTVKGITGTRKEFDLEVVEFLKKVKEVSPIPVVAGFGISNEKQIQDLIPHCDGVIVGSKIVDLFHKSDLTGLESFMSVLKPEKNIR from the coding sequence ATGAATAGAATTGAACAATCATTTGGAGTCTTAAATGAACAGAATCGGAAGGCTTTCATTCCCTATATTATGGCGGGAGACGGAGGACTGAATGTCCTAGCTGATCGTCTTATTACTTTGGAACAATATGGCGCAACACTCATTGAAGTAGGGGTTCCTTTTTCTGATCCTGTTGCGGATGGTCCGACCATTCAAGAGGCAGGTATTAGAGCTCTTCAAAATGGAACCTCATTAAAAGGGATAATTTCAGAGATTGCAAAGGCAAGAAATAAAGTTTCTGTTCCTATAGTACTTATGACCTACCTTAATCCAATCTATTCATATGGAATTACTGCATTTGCTAACGATATTGCAAAGGCCGGAGTAGACGGCTGTATTATTCCTGATCTCCCGATTGAAGAAGAAGACTTGTTGACAGCAGAACTTTCAGAGGTTGGCGTTGAATTAATTCGGCTTGTAACGTTAACGTCTCCTAAGGAGCGAATTAAAGAAATTGCGAGTAGAGGAAGGGGCTTTTTATATACTGTTACCGTAAAAGGGATAACGGGGACGAGGAAAGAATTTGATCTAGAAGTGGTAGAATTTTTAAAGAAGGTGAAGGAAGTTAGCCCCATACCCGTTGTGGCTGGGTTTGGAATTTCAAACGAAAAACAAATTCAAGATTTAATCCCGCATTGTGATGGTGTTATTGTCGGAAGTAAAATTGTCGATTTATTCCATAAAAGCGATTTAACTGGTTTAGAAAGCTTTATGTCTGTTCTTAAGCCAGAAAAAAACATTAGGTAA
- the mnmH gene encoding tRNA 2-selenouridine(34) synthase MnmH, producing the protein MRDITVEELQTIKNPIIIDIRSPIEFKDGAIPDAINIPLFTDEEREIIGTIYKHEGQATAKWKAMEFVSPKIPALLNQIKEAMTNGEDLVIHCWRGGMRSKAVVTFLEFAGIYAMRLSGGYKAYRQYILQQIPTMFPEKAIVLHGLTGVGKTEVLKNLKLRGYPTLDLEEMAAHRGSIFGTIGLGEGNNQKTFDSLLYKGLQEIQGSSHFIMEAESKRIGKVVQPEEMMDKKMKGINIYIHTPLKQRVKQLVNEYVIPFQNEPWYHEQISIGMEKILRRIKDIEMKKALVHKVENKEYQEMIGILLEYYYDPRYDHATLEYDGMFIDIYADDSMDASMKVMAEIDKLLLKKKKVYEGQI; encoded by the coding sequence ATGAGGGATATTACAGTTGAGGAATTACAAACGATAAAGAATCCTATCATCATTGATATCCGCTCACCTATTGAGTTTAAGGATGGTGCAATTCCAGACGCAATTAACATTCCTTTGTTTACTGATGAAGAGCGAGAGATTATCGGAACTATCTATAAACATGAAGGACAAGCTACAGCAAAGTGGAAAGCAATGGAGTTTGTTTCACCAAAGATTCCAGCCCTCCTAAATCAAATTAAAGAAGCCATGACAAATGGAGAAGATTTAGTGATTCATTGTTGGCGTGGTGGAATGCGAAGTAAAGCAGTAGTAACATTCCTAGAATTCGCAGGTATTTATGCGATGCGGCTATCCGGCGGCTATAAGGCATACCGACAATATATTCTTCAGCAAATCCCAACGATGTTTCCAGAAAAGGCAATTGTATTGCATGGATTAACCGGAGTAGGGAAGACAGAAGTATTAAAAAATTTAAAACTACGTGGTTATCCAACTCTAGATCTTGAAGAAATGGCTGCACATCGAGGCTCCATTTTTGGTACGATTGGGCTTGGTGAGGGCAATAACCAAAAGACCTTTGATTCACTTTTGTATAAAGGACTTCAAGAAATTCAAGGATCTTCTCATTTTATTATGGAAGCGGAAAGTAAACGGATTGGGAAAGTTGTTCAGCCTGAAGAAATGATGGATAAAAAAATGAAGGGCATTAATATCTATATTCATACCCCTTTAAAACAAAGAGTTAAACAACTAGTAAATGAATATGTCATACCTTTTCAAAATGAACCGTGGTATCACGAGCAGATCTCGATTGGAATGGAAAAAATTCTAAGAAGGATAAAAGATATTGAGATGAAAAAGGCATTAGTTCATAAGGTAGAAAATAAGGAATACCAAGAAATGATTGGTATTTTATTAGAATATTATTACGATCCACGCTATGACCATGCTACTCTTGAATATGATGGAATGTTCATTGACATTTATGCTGATGATTCTATGGATGCAAGTATGAAGGTAATGGCTGAAATTGATAAGCTTTTATTAAAAAAGAAAAAGGTTTATGAAGGCCAGATATAA
- the sda gene encoding sporulation histidine kinase inhibitor Sda, translating to MKIMSNELLVVTYRDALKSGKEKEWIKILKDEIKRRGLRPFKNR from the coding sequence TTGAAAATAATGAGTAACGAGCTGTTGGTTGTAACGTATCGGGATGCTTTAAAATCTGGAAAGGAAAAAGAATGGATAAAGATTTTAAAAGATGAAATAAAACGTCGTGGATTGAGGCCATTTAAAAATCGATAA